One Candidatus Methylacidithermus pantelleriae genomic window carries:
- the rsmI gene encoding 16S rRNA (cytidine(1402)-2'-O)-methyltransferase: MKGEEKAPEEGTLFLVGTPIGNLEDITLRALRVLKEVQWIAAEDTRRSRILLDRYGIQKPLLSVHRFNEARQIPKILDLLKSGQTIALITDAGMPCFCDPGERVAQACRREGIRVEGIPGPSAILQALIQSGFPTTPFYFGGYLPRRPGARRREWAEASARVFTSVYFESPHRLVASLEDACKVATDLQLCIARELTKMFEELRWGQPGELVEWYKTKGVKGEVCIVVRGRVEGKGKANAGGIGGSH, from the coding sequence ATGAAGGGGGAAGAGAAAGCACCGGAGGAGGGAACTCTTTTTCTTGTCGGAACGCCTATCGGTAATCTTGAAGACATTACCCTTCGGGCCTTGCGGGTACTCAAGGAAGTCCAATGGATCGCGGCCGAAGATACGCGAAGAAGCCGAATTCTCTTGGACCGTTATGGAATCCAAAAACCTCTCCTCTCCGTACATCGTTTTAACGAAGCACGCCAAATTCCTAAGATTCTTGACCTTTTGAAAAGCGGGCAAACAATTGCCCTAATTACCGACGCCGGTATGCCGTGCTTTTGTGACCCAGGGGAACGAGTGGCGCAAGCCTGCCGGAGGGAAGGAATCCGCGTTGAAGGGATCCCCGGGCCTTCTGCCATCTTGCAGGCGCTTATCCAGTCGGGATTCCCCACGACGCCCTTTTACTTTGGAGGCTATCTTCCACGCCGGCCTGGCGCTCGACGCCGCGAGTGGGCAGAGGCAAGCGCCCGAGTTTTTACCTCCGTCTATTTCGAATCTCCCCACCGGCTGGTTGCCTCTCTTGAGGACGCCTGCAAGGTAGCTACAGACCTCCAGCTCTGTATCGCTCGGGAACTGACCAAGATGTTCGAAGAGCTTCGCTGGGGCCAGCCGGGGGAATTGGTGGAGTGGTATAAAACCAAAGGGGTTAAGGGAGAAGTTTGTATCGTCGTTCGAGGGAGAGTTGAGGGAAAAGGAAAAGCCAACGCAGGGGGAATCGGAGGATCCCATTGA
- a CDS encoding MotA/TolQ/ExbB proton channel family protein, translating into MNVATMISLGSSSHSLGLSEALAKGGPIIWPILGCSVITFGVLLERWVYYRRCELNVPEFLTGILALVRRGRYEEAIARCEETWGPVPELVRKAIVFRSLPPAELREVLRETALTWLPALEARLPIVATIATITPLLGFLGTVFAMMQTFSGLSQSLPALSIQEIAEGIWAALVSTGFGLAVAILSWLAYHLLCYRVYRMIDDLEHAIVEITHALVLGQTTTPSPSPTPPDSGRVASPIIHDGGVDRSD; encoded by the coding sequence ATGAATGTCGCTACCATGATCTCCCTCGGGTCTTCCAGCCATTCCCTAGGCCTCTCGGAAGCCCTGGCCAAGGGAGGACCCATCATCTGGCCAATTCTTGGGTGTAGTGTCATCACGTTCGGGGTGCTCCTGGAAAGATGGGTGTACTACCGGCGCTGCGAGTTGAACGTCCCGGAGTTTCTCACTGGAATTCTGGCTCTCGTACGCCGGGGTCGGTATGAAGAAGCGATCGCCCGCTGCGAAGAAACCTGGGGGCCCGTCCCGGAACTGGTTCGCAAAGCGATTGTTTTCCGCTCTCTGCCACCTGCAGAGCTTCGAGAAGTTCTCCGGGAAACCGCCCTCACATGGTTACCGGCCTTGGAAGCACGGCTGCCCATCGTGGCTACGATTGCCACCATAACCCCCCTTCTGGGCTTTTTGGGAACGGTCTTTGCCATGATGCAGACGTTTTCCGGCCTTTCCCAGAGTCTGCCGGCCCTTTCGATCCAAGAAATCGCCGAGGGGATCTGGGCAGCTCTGGTTTCTACCGGATTCGGTTTAGCGGTCGCCATCCTCAGCTGGCTCGCGTATCATTTGCTTTGTTACCGGGTGTACCGGATGATCGATGACTTAGAACACGCCATTGTGGAGATCACTCATGCTTTGGTCTTGGGTCAAACCACAACCCCATCTCCTTCGCCCACTCCGCCAGACTCAGGTCGGGTTGCCTCGCCGATCATTCACGATGGGGGAGTGGATCGAAGTGATTAG
- a CDS encoding RDD family protein, translated as MWPDEEKWAREGLAVLLSSSVCWPYELFFVGLKGQTLGKMLMKIKVLV; from the coding sequence TTGTGGCCTGACGAAGAAAAGTGGGCGCGGGAAGGCCTGGCGGTGTTGTTGTCGAGTAGCGTTTGTTGGCCATATGAGCTCTTTTTTGTGGGGCTCAAAGGCCAAACCCTGGGCAAAATGTTGATGAAGATCAAAGTGTTGGTCTAG
- a CDS encoding ExbD/TolR family protein, whose protein sequence is MGEWIEVISLVNVLLLVGLFFLFGRSVLFQTGIRVELPKSAIGYGYPATFPIVTLLSRSPSLEIPPATGQQGGEPLIFFEQKPVSLQELSVLLDRPSREPGEKTLILRADQGVPYGRVMEVMNVALEHHWTVVLATAKPETAQ, encoded by the coding sequence ATGGGGGAGTGGATCGAAGTGATTAGTCTTGTCAATGTCTTGCTTCTGGTAGGCCTGTTTTTTCTTTTCGGCCGGTCCGTCCTCTTCCAGACAGGGATTCGTGTGGAACTCCCCAAAAGTGCCATTGGCTACGGGTATCCCGCCACATTTCCGATTGTGACACTCCTTTCCCGCTCCCCGTCTCTCGAGATCCCGCCAGCAACTGGCCAGCAGGGAGGGGAACCCTTGATTTTCTTTGAGCAAAAGCCTGTCTCGCTTCAGGAGCTTTCAGTTTTGCTCGATCGTCCGTCTCGGGAGCCGGGAGAAAAGACACTTATCCTGAGGGCGGACCAAGGAGTTCCCTACGGTCGGGTTATGGAGGTTATGAACGTGGCCCTCGAACACCACTGGACGGTGGTGCTAGCGACAGCCAAGCCCGAAACAGCCCAATGA
- a CDS encoding metal-dependent transcriptional regulator — MTEKGKRVVPGRSSGPPTSVQSAARSVHDRGKAITESVEDYLECIYRLIKQKGYACVADVAESLAINRSSASLMARRLGKLGYLAHRKYRGFTLTPKGRRIAQGIEERHHILSRLFEQLSLDPQQYLADIEGLEHHLSEASYRRFCALVEHLDRYPMGL, encoded by the coding sequence ATGACGGAAAAGGGGAAACGCGTGGTCCCAGGACGTTCCTCAGGTCCTCCGACTTCGGTTCAAAGCGCGGCCAGAAGTGTACACGATCGAGGGAAAGCTATCACCGAGAGCGTGGAAGATTATCTTGAATGCATCTATCGGCTGATCAAACAAAAGGGTTACGCCTGTGTTGCGGACGTCGCGGAAAGTCTGGCGATCAATCGCTCGAGCGCTTCTCTCATGGCTCGACGGTTGGGAAAACTTGGCTATCTCGCTCACCGGAAGTACCGTGGGTTTACCCTAACCCCCAAAGGCAGGAGAATCGCCCAGGGAATTGAAGAACGGCATCACATCTTAAGCCGGCTTTTTGAGCAACTTTCTCTCGATCCTCAACAATACCTAGCTGACATCGAGGGTCTGGAACATCATTTATCCGAGGCAAGCTACCGGCGTTTCTGTGCCCTTGTGGAGCACCTCGATCGATATCCGATGGGGCTCTAG
- a CDS encoding LemA family protein, whose protein sequence is MDAIGNHIVAWRRLWVWILVTGIPIFLSGCGYNTLQSKDEEVKAAWAEVLNQYQRRADLVPNLVRVVQAYAAHEKSVLEEVTRARSQVSAIQATPDLIKDEAAFQRFLAAQRELTGALSRLLAVAENYPQLKADNLFRDLQAQLEGTENRIAVARNRYIKAVQEYNVIVRSFPSNLTASFFGFKVRPSFTVENEREISRPPKVDFGLPLPASSSGR, encoded by the coding sequence ATGGATGCAATAGGAAATCACATTGTGGCGTGGCGTCGGCTTTGGGTTTGGATCCTCGTAACGGGTATCCCCATTTTTCTTTCTGGCTGCGGGTATAACACGCTCCAGTCCAAGGACGAAGAGGTCAAAGCGGCTTGGGCGGAAGTACTCAACCAGTACCAGAGGAGGGCCGATCTGGTGCCTAATCTTGTCCGGGTCGTTCAGGCGTATGCTGCCCACGAGAAGTCGGTTCTCGAGGAGGTAACCCGAGCCCGTTCCCAGGTGAGCGCCATTCAGGCGACGCCAGATCTAATCAAGGACGAAGCTGCTTTCCAGCGATTCTTAGCAGCGCAACGGGAGCTTACCGGAGCTCTTTCACGACTTCTTGCGGTCGCCGAAAATTATCCGCAGCTCAAAGCCGATAACCTTTTCCGGGATCTTCAAGCCCAGTTGGAAGGAACAGAAAACCGCATTGCGGTTGCGCGAAACCGCTATATTAAAGCGGTCCAAGAGTATAATGTGATCGTGCGTTCTTTCCCATCGAATCTTACGGCTTCGTTCTTTGGTTTTAAAGTCCGGCCTTCCTTCACCGTGGAAAACGAACGAGAAATCTCCCGGCCTCCCAAAGTCGACTTTGGATTACCCCTGCCGGCCTCCTCTTCGGGAAGATAG
- a CDS encoding exo-alpha-sialidase, producing MDFLKLHDQRLRWIFVMLITWMALFLGPVLILSLFGQLARSSSFFHPDGPSGVVGLDLYPDSGKVHLLLAAANREEELAQVKLFYRYWDPGTKSWSLPTEIPTQGQSPRVPHRGDDPQIAVHGSQVVALWTVPGTGYMGAGPMRTALSFDGGKSWQPGPNPSDDQSQGGHEFADLAYDHQGRLHLAWLDSRAGKQGLIYARSLDGGSHWEANRIIDPETCSCCWIRVACWQDHVYMLYRDAPVRDMRMAWSYDGGTHWNDCGWVGHFGWEFQGCPHWGGALAFWKQGRINWIGALVQTGKPGSTGIYFLSSDDHGLTWTSPVRLGDPNARFVDLAGDGNGTLLAAWNQWDGSTYRVWIAKSSDRGVHWTEPQPISPQGITTTHPRVAFCQSNFLVVWTQSKDGLQWDWNWISWPPPKPPSEALGVFHRKPFQPNKENPPGT from the coding sequence ATGGACTTTTTAAAACTCCATGATCAGAGACTTCGTTGGATTTTTGTGATGTTGATAACATGGATGGCTCTCTTTCTCGGTCCTGTTCTTATCCTCTCGCTTTTCGGACAACTTGCCCGGTCTTCGTCTTTCTTTCACCCGGACGGACCTTCAGGAGTGGTGGGGTTAGATCTCTACCCTGATTCTGGGAAAGTGCATCTTCTTCTTGCCGCAGCAAATCGCGAGGAAGAGCTTGCCCAGGTCAAGCTCTTCTACCGTTATTGGGATCCTGGAACCAAGAGCTGGAGTCTTCCGACAGAAATCCCAACCCAAGGCCAATCCCCTAGGGTTCCCCACCGAGGGGATGATCCCCAGATCGCTGTCCATGGATCCCAAGTCGTTGCCCTCTGGACGGTTCCCGGAACCGGCTACATGGGTGCAGGCCCTATGCGAACGGCTTTATCCTTTGATGGAGGAAAGAGCTGGCAGCCTGGACCCAATCCTTCGGATGACCAAAGCCAAGGGGGGCACGAATTTGCCGATTTAGCTTATGATCACCAAGGCCGGCTCCATTTAGCCTGGCTTGACAGCCGGGCGGGCAAACAAGGATTGATCTATGCCCGGTCTCTTGACGGAGGGAGCCACTGGGAAGCCAACCGGATCATTGACCCCGAAACCTGTAGTTGCTGCTGGATCCGTGTGGCTTGCTGGCAAGACCACGTGTATATGCTCTACCGAGATGCGCCCGTTCGAGACATGCGCATGGCATGGTCCTACGACGGAGGGACCCACTGGAACGATTGCGGATGGGTAGGCCATTTTGGTTGGGAATTCCAAGGATGCCCCCATTGGGGAGGGGCTCTCGCGTTCTGGAAACAAGGGAGGATCAACTGGATCGGGGCGCTGGTCCAGACGGGAAAACCAGGCAGTACTGGTATCTACTTTCTTTCCAGTGATGACCATGGGCTTACATGGACCTCGCCCGTTCGCCTAGGGGATCCCAACGCTCGTTTTGTCGATCTTGCTGGAGATGGGAACGGGACGCTTCTGGCCGCCTGGAACCAGTGGGATGGATCAACGTATCGTGTCTGGATAGCCAAATCTAGCGACCGCGGAGTTCACTGGACCGAGCCGCAACCGATCTCGCCTCAAGGGATTACGACGACTCATCCAAGAGTTGCATTTTGCCAAAGCAACTTTCTTGTCGTTTGGACCCAAAGTAAAGACGGGCTTCAATGGGACTGGAACTGGATAAGCTGGCCTCCTCCCAAACCTCCTTCAGAAGCCCTTGGCGTTTTTCATAGGAAACCATTCCAACCCAACAAAGAAAATCCGCCTGGCACGTAG
- a CDS encoding TPM domain-containing protein, producing the protein MDWRVLVGGVITLKLCGMALCEPAAIAQDRGLAPIPPFRSYVTDLVGLLSPMEKAALEERLREFAARRGSQVAVLIVKTTAPESIEQYGIRVVEEWKLGRKGVNDGVLFLVAVADRTARIEVGYGLEGILPDVIAKRILEDRVLPHFRRHAYYEGISEGITAILSQIEKENLPGPKNTTLLRQKTSPLNLFVGLLPFLFLPAVWLRAAFGPFKGSFLAAVVAGLLSWALLGSILIALLLGMVIFLFTLLLPLAFVGGSGGPWIGGGPWIGGGMPGGDLPEDRPVGGGGEFGGGGASARW; encoded by the coding sequence ATGGATTGGCGGGTCCTGGTCGGAGGAGTCATTACCCTCAAGCTTTGCGGGATGGCACTGTGCGAGCCGGCGGCCATTGCGCAGGATCGGGGGCTAGCACCGATCCCCCCTTTTCGATCCTATGTGACGGACCTCGTTGGCCTTCTTTCTCCGATGGAGAAAGCCGCCTTGGAAGAGCGCCTGCGTGAGTTTGCGGCTCGTCGTGGATCTCAAGTGGCCGTTCTTATTGTAAAAACGACGGCACCGGAAAGTATCGAGCAGTATGGAATCCGAGTGGTCGAGGAGTGGAAGCTTGGCCGCAAAGGGGTCAACGATGGGGTGCTTTTCCTTGTGGCCGTTGCTGACCGAACTGCCCGCATTGAGGTTGGGTATGGCTTGGAGGGAATCCTTCCGGATGTCATTGCCAAACGGATTCTGGAGGACCGGGTTTTACCCCATTTTCGTCGCCATGCCTATTACGAAGGGATCTCCGAGGGGATTACCGCGATTCTTTCCCAGATTGAAAAGGAAAATCTCCCGGGTCCCAAGAATACCACTCTGCTAAGACAGAAAACCTCCCCTCTCAACCTCTTTGTAGGGCTCCTGCCTTTTCTTTTTCTACCGGCCGTCTGGTTGCGCGCGGCTTTTGGCCCTTTCAAAGGCTCCTTCCTAGCCGCCGTCGTGGCTGGGCTCCTTAGCTGGGCGCTTCTCGGGAGTATCCTGATAGCCCTTTTGTTGGGGATGGTCATCTTCCTTTTTACCCTCCTCCTTCCTCTAGCTTTCGTCGGAGGCTCCGGAGGCCCTTGGATCGGAGGAGGCCCTTGGATTGGGGGAGGAATGCCTGGGGGAGATCTACCGGAGGATAGACCTGTGGGTGGGGGTGGAGAATTTGGCGGAGGGGGAGCCTCGGCACGATGGTAG
- a CDS encoding TPM domain-containing protein — protein sequence MKLRRLLRHLWHSPRALRRTFPPSALRAIEEAVREVESRFSGQLRVVIEGALDLHHLWRNVSPRNRALELFSSLRMWDTEHNNGVLFYVLVSDRSIELVADRGISGRVAPEEWERICNLVAKEYARGNFAEGTLAGIRALGNLLALYFPRGERVSPNELEDRPVVLEKGVLLEEKKNPEP from the coding sequence ATGAAGCTAAGGCGGTTGCTTCGACACCTGTGGCACTCTCCGAGGGCGCTACGGCGGACCTTCCCACCGTCGGCCCTCCGAGCGATTGAGGAAGCGGTGCGAGAGGTGGAGTCTCGATTTTCCGGTCAGCTTCGTGTGGTTATTGAAGGTGCTCTGGATCTCCATCATCTTTGGAGAAACGTAAGTCCTAGGAATCGGGCATTGGAGCTTTTTTCAAGTCTGCGCATGTGGGATACGGAGCACAATAATGGAGTGCTCTTCTACGTCCTGGTTTCGGATCGGAGTATCGAGCTGGTTGCGGATCGAGGGATTTCCGGCCGGGTTGCTCCGGAAGAATGGGAGAGAATTTGTAATCTGGTGGCCAAGGAATACGCCCGGGGGAATTTTGCTGAGGGGACCCTCGCCGGGATCCGGGCCCTTGGCAATCTTTTGGCTCTGTATTTCCCCAGAGGGGAGAGAGTGAGCCCAAACGAGCTTGAGGATCGACCGGTGGTGCTGGAAAAGGGTGTCCTACTAGAGGAAAAGAAAAATCCCGAGCCGTAA
- a CDS encoding CAP domain-containing protein, translating into MNTKRKGWLAFLFWVFSSYLLCANSLSGIPPKQELLARINEYRLSHGRKQLQPDSDLETQAQRWAQVIAREGGLSHGTDLRGQMRQGRWGYLVENLFVMSPPLRPGVIMEHWEKSPAHQRNLLDPRIESAGIGLASGRGGFVYVVFRGGVERSSSQQEVLRSAHRKGWYFRLFPWFEGH; encoded by the coding sequence GTGAACACGAAAAGAAAGGGTTGGCTGGCATTCTTGTTCTGGGTATTTTCTTCCTATCTTTTGTGCGCCAATTCCCTTTCGGGAATCCCACCAAAGCAGGAGCTATTGGCTAGAATCAACGAGTACAGGTTGAGTCACGGGCGAAAGCAGCTCCAGCCGGATTCAGACCTCGAGACTCAAGCCCAGCGATGGGCCCAGGTGATCGCACGCGAAGGGGGGCTCTCCCATGGAACAGATCTACGAGGGCAAATGAGGCAGGGGAGGTGGGGATACCTTGTCGAAAATCTTTTTGTCATGAGTCCTCCCTTGCGGCCTGGTGTGATTATGGAACACTGGGAAAAGAGTCCAGCTCATCAGCGTAACCTTTTGGATCCCAGAATCGAGTCGGCCGGGATCGGATTGGCCAGTGGCAGAGGTGGCTTCGTTTATGTTGTCTTTCGGGGAGGGGTGGAGCGCAGTTCCTCCCAACAAGAGGTCTTGCGATCGGCCCATCGCAAAGGGTGGTACTTTCGGCTTTTCCCTTGGTTTGAAGGACATTGA